CAGGTCAATTCGAGGTTAaactgaaaaaaattttcctctccccttttatACATTTTTTTAAGAGTGGCACAGAAATTTGCATGGGTGACACTTGagtgtgacagacagacagagcattTATACGTACATAATACATGGATAGACAGATAAACCTTCTGAAGTCTACTTGCATTGCGCTCCCAACTCCGTGTTGTCCCATCAGTACTTCACTGACAGCTGCATATTCTTAACACCAAATAAACGGATGAGTCTTCGGAGCTGAAGGAGGGAACAGTTGGTGATATCGCCGTAAACCccttgcagtgtgtaaggagtgaCAGAACGCTCTGCCAAACATGTTTTGATTTGAATGATGGAGCTGTTTGTGGAAAAATACAGCAGAGGCTCAAGTTGTTATGTCAAATTGCTCGGGATCTCCCTAATGGACAACCATGGAGGTTGTCTCAATTTGTACTTATATCCGCagactctctttctctatctttttCTCGCCAATTTTCTACCCTTCCTCCCCGTAGGGGCACAGCTCCATGGGCACAGGAGGCCGTCTGGCCCCCTCACCATAGTGGCCGTTCTAAACACTTGAGCCTGGACAGTGGACATCAgccagctatttgaccatgaaggGATCAAGGACTAGTTGTACGTACTCACAGTTGGGGGGGTCAACGAGTAGCGATGAAGAGCAGTTACTCCCATTCTGCACCCCTCACTGAAGTAGCCCTTTGACGAACATACGGACAAAGACGGACAGAAAAGAccttctggtccatccagcctgtcccacataaCTGTTATGCTTCGTGCATCACgatacatacactccccaccccacccagaagCCATGTGACCtcccgggagaggcaaaaaaacagataaaaaaacccaaggccaatttGAGGAACAATAAATCTGGGATGTTTGACACAAGCATGGTGAATTGACCTGAGCAGCCAGTAAAACAGATCTTGTTTGGAGCTAGAGTTGTGTCTCAGTATGCTATTTTTGGGACATGAGCTTTATAACTTTTCCACTTCCAGCTGTGTTTGTGTCAGTTGAATTTGTTCCCCTTTGGGGAATAATCCTTATTGCACAGGCAGTGTTGTTGAGTTGCACAACTATGTGCGTGTTTATAGACTTGTTTGTGTTCTGTACACGAGTGTGCGGGACACCGCCTCCCGACTTTTGTTTTTCGCTTTTCCACACGttaccaaaaaaaacaaacacgtCACTCAGCAACAGGCATGCCAACCTGACCAATCAGAGCAGTCCCATGGCGACAGCAACAGAGGTGATATAAGGAGAGGAGGGTCTGAAAATAGAGCAGATGCAGAAGTGTCTGAAAAGAGAAGAGACAGGTTAACCTTTCGGGTGGCGATCCTTTGCCAGAACTGAGAGAGAAATGCAGACAAACGACCTGGTGGAATGTATcaaaggaaaggagggagaggagcagagcaggtaaaagACATGTGTACAGGAATGTCAGGTGAAATTGCTGCTTTAAGATATCATGCATCATGTTTTCTAATTGCTCATATCTTAATACCCATTATAAGTCCACCACTCACCGAGTTAACAGTCCAAGCAATAACTGATCACGTATCGCAACACATAACTTATCCTGGCAAGTGTGAGCCTTGATAGTGAGTATGGCCAAACTATCCCACTGTGGAGATCATCACAGAACGatcccaattctgtcctcaaccGGCATGGTGAGGGCACCAAGGTGGAGTCCACAGAGTGGAAAGAAGAGGCAAATCGAGGCAAAATTATTCCCTCAAGGAAAGGTCCTCTCTCACCTCCATGTTTCAAAGTGCCATTGCTGGGAGTCTTTGAGTGATTTGTTGCCAGGATATGGGGGATGCTGGCAaggtcaacatttattgcccatccctagttgccctggaagTTCTGCAGTCCTTGTGGAGGTGGTACTCCCTCCAATGGTGTTGGGTAAGAAATTCCAGGCTAtggacccagtgatgatgaaggaacagcgatatatgtccaagttaggatggtgtgtgacttggaggggaacttggaggcaatgatgctgctctcgtccttcttgGGGGTACAGGTCttggggctgggaggtgctgttttAAGTCCGCTGGGTGAGCTGCTGTAAATGCTACCTACTGCGGCCACAGTGCAccattggtggaaggggtggatattgagttcatTGGCAGAGGCACTGGCCAAGTGGACTGGTTTGTCCTGGAcagcgttgagcttcttgagtgttgttggagctgcattcgtccaggcaagtgggccagtcacactcctgacttgacacTTGTAcatggctttgaggggtcagggggTGATTCCTagactacccagcctctgccctgcttctgtagccacggtgttgatattactggtccagttaagcttctggtcaatggtgacccccccccccctccactcccccaacAAGATGTTGATGATGTGGGACTTGGTGATACCACTGAGTACACTGCCTGCCTACTAAATCTCAATCACACACATCAAAATGAGCATCTGCATTGTAAAAATGATCAGGGGAAGAGGTGCTCTCTCTTTGTATTTGTAGTGAAATTATATAAAGTGTGTTTGATTTTGTTCTAAACAGGGAGTAGAGAAACCTTTGATCATGATTGTGCATCATAACGAGCTCTCGTCGCAAAGATTGTAATAATGTAGTGTTTCAGAAGGGAGAGATGGGTAAACCGATAACAATACACCAGTTAGTCTGACGTCAattgtgggcaaactcttagaatccgtAATTAGAGACTaaatgagtgagtgtgtagaaatacatgggttaatcaaggacggcCAGCATGAGCTTGTTAAATGCAAGCTGTGTTTTACAAATTTAATAGTTTTTTGAAGACGTGACTGAATAGATAACGGGATGCATTGAGtgctgtgtatatggattttcagaaggtgttctataagaggaaatgtagcagcatcgATAGAAaattggttgatggacaggaaactgaGTTAGGATAAATAGGTGTTGTTTGAACCCAAGGGGCCAATGCTGAGTCCACATTTCTTCTCGGTATCAAtagatgatctggacttgggcataggaagtttgctgacgacaccaaggTAGCAGGTTTGGGCAAACAGCCAGGAGGAGTGTAAGAGACCTCAGGGAGATGTAAGCaagttagcagaatgggcagaaaGGTGGAAGATGCAACTTAATGtgaataagtgtgaggtaatacacttgaggaagaaaaacaaggaatgggagtccACATTCAATGGAAAGGCACTGAAGGGTGAGGTgggcagagagacctaggggtccaaatgcataattccctgaaagtacaAGTAGATAAaaacgatttttttttaaaaagccaacagCATGTTCGGTTTTATAaaatacaagagtaaagaagtactGATCGGTTTGGGCACAGGgtgttgtgtacagttttgggcaccctttatagaaaggacattgaaGCCATAGAAGGTGTACagcggagattcaccaggatgatgccaggaatgggaaactatagttcttTAGGAGATACTTGAGACACTGGGACAATTTCCACTgaggcagagaaggctaagaggagatttaatagagatcttTTAAAATAAGGAAGGGTATAGatggagtgaatagggaaagacttcaTTCCTTTGGTTGGTGAGTCAGTGACTAGGGATTATCATTAAGAGATAATGAGTTAACTGAGGTAGAAGAgagtttttttacacagagggttgttggagcatggaatgctttgccatagaGAGGGGTTGAGGATGagactattgcatcttttaagggacaactggataaatatttgaagcagaggaagatacagggctattgggagagagtggggcagtgggattagtttgggaatgatacagggctatggggagagagtggggcagtgggattagtttgggaatgatacagggctatggggagggagtgggggagtgggattagtttggggattgatacagggctatggggagagagcgggacaatgggattagtttggggattgatacagggctatggggagagagcggggcagtgggattagtttggggattgatacagggctatggggagagagcgggacagtgggattagtttggggattgatgcagggctatggggagagagcgggacagtgggattagtttggggattgatgcaggactatggggagagagtttcagattgctcgagcaaagagccggcacaaacatgatgggccagttggcctcgttctgtgctgtaaacctctttGGTTCTATGGTTTAAAGACACAAAGTGACCGATGTTCTGTTTTTAAACTGGACAATTTTATTGTGAGTTGATCGATTACCAAAgtatttatttccttttttttattaaccAGCTGCGCAATGCCATCAATGGAGGAAATCACGTCCTGGACTCAGGGGTTTGATAAGGTGATGCGAACTGAAACCGGCAGGACCATTTTCCGAGAGTTTCTCCGGACAGAGTACAGCGAGGAGAACATGCTCTTTTGGCTAGCGTGCgaagatttcaaaaaggaaaagAACATGAAGATGGTTGAAGAAAGAGCAAGGACGATATACGAGGACTACATTTCGATACTGTCTCCAAGAGAGGTGAGAGACATCCTGCGGACAAACACAAGCCTAAGGCACCCTGATAAAATTAGAGGCTGTGCTCATTTTTTCTTCTGACACAGGTTGTATGCTGAAAAGAGGTGAGTACAGGTAAGTACTGTCAATAACTAGTACCATCAAAGATTAGTGCAGTACTCACAATATCTA
The DNA window shown above is from Heptranchias perlo isolate sHepPer1 chromosome 8, sHepPer1.hap1, whole genome shotgun sequence and carries:
- the LOC137324116 gene encoding regulator of G-protein signaling 17-like, whose protein sequence is MPSMEEITSWTQGFDKVMRTETGRTIFREFLRTEYSEENMLFWLACEDFKKEKNMKMVEERARTIYEDYISILSPREVSLDSRVREIVNRNLLNPNALMFEDAQLQIYSLMHRDSFPRFLNSEMYKSLVEKPQTPPDTTPLTES